The window ATTGGCTGATCCGCGAAGACTTGCTTGCCGTGCGAAACCGACAAGGGGCGGAAGACCCACTTACCAAAGAAACGGTCATGATCGCGGGACCATCGGAACGGGCCCAGGACCTCGTCCGCAGAAACGACCGTAATGGAGATGGCTTTCTGCAGTACGAGGAGTGCCCGGCAGCCGCTCAGCCCGACTTTGAGAAGTTCGATCAGGACCAGGACCGAAAATTGTCCGCCGCCGAAATCGACCGACTGATTCGAGCGAAGATTCGGCAACGCGTTCAGGAGCAAGCGCCATGAACTTCAAATTCCTCTCCGCAATCGTCGTGCTCATTACCATCTGCATCGGCAGTTTCACGGCGACGAAGGCCTGCGCGCAAGCCGACAAAGTAGCAGCGCTCGAAGCGGCACTGGGAGAAACGACCGTCGCGGAATTTGTCGAAACGCCGCTCGTGGACGTTTGCGATTTTTTTCGGGACATGCATGGACTGCAGCCGATCGAGATCGATAAGCCCGCTCTGAAGGAGCTCGGGCTGGCCGACAATCCAGCCATTACGGTCTGCATTCAACAATCGCTTCCCTTATACGCCGGGATGCGGCTGATTTTGGAAGGGCTTTCCGCTGATCTGGTGGCGGTTCCCAAAGACGATCGCCTCGTCATTACTTCCGCACCGAAGTCGTGGTGTACCGTGCGCTACGACGTTCACGATCTGGTCGCCGCGGCCGCCAAGGGGCGCGCGGCTGCAAGTAAACCCGAAGCCGAAGTGCTGCGCGATCTGATTGCGAATACCGTGTCGTCCAGCTCCTGGAAAGACGGCGGAGGCAAAGGGACGATCGCAGTCGACAAAGATGTGCTCGTGGTCCAGAACTTCGCGCGTCAGCAATGGGAAGTGCGTGACCTGTTGTCGTTGTTGCGCAAAGAACTGACTGCAGAAAAAGAGCCAAACCTGAAAACCGTCGGCGACAAGGTTCGGTCAGCGGCGCAGCGAATTTTCTCGCGTGGCGATACGAACGTCGACGGGTTGATCAGCGGCCCAGAACTCGAAGGATACAAGGGCTTCGATCGTGACCAGAACCAGCAGGTAACCCTGGAAGAGTGCATCCAATACGTGCGGGATATGAAAATCGCGCACGATCGCCGCAAGTAGCTGAACACAGCTCATCGGCCAGAGAGCTACTCTGGCCGTTTGCAGAACTCGTAGCGGTCAAGTCGTCGCCCAACCGCGGGAGACTAGGCGAGGGCCGCCTTGACTTCCTTGAAGACCGCATCGAAGGCCGGTGGATCGGCAATGGCGATTTCCGACAAGCTCTTGCGATCGAGAATGATGTTGGCCTTCTTCAAGCCATTGATGAACTGGCTGTAGCGGAGGCCACGTTCGGCGACGGCAGCGCTGAGGCGAATGATCCACAGCTTGCGGAACTCGCGCTTTTTGACGCGGCGATCGCGCCGTGCAAAATCTCCGGCGCGGGCGAGCGTTTCCTTGACGGTGCGGAACAGCTTGCGCCGGCCACCCCAATAACCCTTGGCCCGTTTGAAAATCCGCTTCTTGGCTTTGTTACGAGCGTGACCTTTGGTCGTACGCATTTCTAAGAAATCCTAACTTACTGGCCGCGTAGAAGGCCCTTGGGACGAAAATCCAAGCGTTGATTGCCCGTACACTGACCGATCGACTTTGCTCGGGGTAGGTCAGGCACTTAAGTGCCTGACCTACAGCTTACAGGCTGTATTTGCCCAGGGCCCGCGCGATCTGGTGATTGACGGAATCGTGCAGCACCCGAGTGCCGCGCAAATTGCGACGGCGCTTCTTCGACATACGAGAGGCCAAGTGGCTCGTCCCGGCTGCGCGGTGCTTGAACTTACCCGTCGCGGTAATTCGGAAACGTTTTTTCGTTCCCTTGTGCGTCTTCATCTTGGGCATGCAACACCCACCATCCTAGTTTTGATCCAATAGTCATTAACCAACGGCCCCGCTGGGCTTAGGTCAATTTTCGGAAGTCCCGTATCGTAACAGCACTAACAACCAGCGAAAAGGGGGAATCGCTTGCAAATTGTCCGTCCGCCAGTAGCAGCAGTCTCCACCAGAAACTGACTTTCTCGCAAGTAATCGCCTAGCGAGAGTGATTTTTGTGGAATTGCGGTGGTCCGTGGAG is drawn from Anatilimnocola floriformis and contains these coding sequences:
- the rplT gene encoding 50S ribosomal protein L20, with the protein product MRTTKGHARNKAKKRIFKRAKGYWGGRRKLFRTVKETLARAGDFARRDRRVKKREFRKLWIIRLSAAVAERGLRYSQFINGLKKANIILDRKSLSEIAIADPPAFDAVFKEVKAALA
- the rpmI gene encoding 50S ribosomal protein L35 gives rise to the protein MPKMKTHKGTKKRFRITATGKFKHRAAGTSHLASRMSKKRRRNLRGTRVLHDSVNHQIARALGKYSL